A part of Neodiprion pinetum isolate iyNeoPine1 chromosome 4, iyNeoPine1.2, whole genome shotgun sequence genomic DNA contains:
- the Sbf gene encoding myotubularin-related protein 13 isoform X4 translates to MFSSSPTPHEFTEMSRLADYFVVVGYDHEKERSGISNGIILQRFPKKDWPDTPFIEGIEWFCQPQGWALSTDRQEPRFFVSILTDIDANRHYCACMCFNETVSITPSKPVDEEEDPVDGDNRTLARSIPAITHHSIMYAPKCLVLVSRLDYIETFRNCLGIIYTVYVENLGIPLETLVGNILGCIQVPPAGGPQVRFSIGAGDRQALQPPISPSLPITDTSVNLLFQQLGIRNVLVLFCGVMTEHKILFHSASYSRLTEGCRALTALMYPFRYTHVYIPLLPAALVEVLSTPTPFIMGVHSSLKYEVAELMDVIVADLDGGSITVPDGVSLSLLPEPLLSQTQDALSLVLQPELSCADYAFPPLATRAPHPPMLDKELRAVFMRTFAQLLQGYRSCLTLIRIHPKPVITFHKAAFLGERGLTDCDFTTRVLDCMFFTSFIVERGPPWRPCDVWDELHSNLSDHLKQEAQDHRLLLTHIQELAQQLYTNENPNPQPYVQKILKPPEGAFARIHQPPLPHINCDQVQAIIDEGLAKNNLKVRLSSLRPIQPRIVPMGPHISIIHDTRHLVSNSARRLEVLRNCINCIFENKISDARKTFPAVLRALKSKAARLALCMELAQHVVGNKAMLEHQQFDLVVRLMNCALQDDSSMDEHGVAAALLPLATAFCRKLCTGIIQFAYTCIQEHAVWQNQQFWESAFYLDVQKDIKRLYLPGENTGQRSFNDNVLSPISPRETKEFPFKDRSSMYRVQEPSALEIAAEQMRIWSNIDAEKQRELIISEESTMYSQAIHYANRMVYLLVPLDIGAKAHRQDNVYDDERASNSITNSVASDSGDAESGFEEADPRETGVAVIRMVSRFVDRVCTEGGVSAEHVRCLHQMVPGVVHMHIETLEAVHRESKRLPPIQKPKILTPNMLPGEEIIMDGLRVYLLPDGREEGSAGLPKAPPLLPAEGAIFLTNYRIVFKGIPCDPFACEQLVVRAFPVTSLTKEKKVTAPHLAHLDQCLQEGLQLRSCTFQLIKLAFDEEVTAENIDTFKKLVHKERYPPHIFHHFAFNGQVMVTQTTHHKGKEKNATLKGFAKKTLLKTARKAGFKPKPSSKRQKYVLPNMNLTSNNKYMTSPGRMSLPVTDNTDLSHDDDLSIDEFEIPGIMPQLPTDAKTLERLSERSYVRDWYRLGLCPSSPQNNRRNEPFRLSSVNCAYMMCRSYPALLIVPNSVTDESIRRFCRLYRHSRVPAITWRHPRTKALLIRGAGYHGKGVMGMLKAHPSSTGNIKATSSESTSSLEQEKYMMALVAATPLSVLRQGSAWGMSDSSLSIDSLFLAAEDRNATPEQSRRNPFNKAIGTLGSSGGKGPKNFGRWGSLKDKRHNSQASLTTVNQRGTVRHSADSDSGTECVHTFQRAALYILGEKAHMKGVKAESAPKTDFIPVEYFDVRHTKAAFKKLMRACVPSSLNPEPEQSFYKLIESSEWLQQLQSTMQLAGAVIDLMDVQGSSVTLCLEDGWDTTATVCSIAQVCLDPHYRTIDGFRVLIEKEWLGFGHRFGHRSNLAVNSQTTNFTPTFLQFLDIVHQIQKQFPLAFEFNDYYLRFLAYHSVSCRFRTFLLDCEFDRVECGITAVEDKRGSLTSHHKGVDTGSDDETVYPGGRLAGTNTGSNLGQSIFDYIEKQHARSPLFYNFMYTPNTEHPVLRPASHLPSLEIWQYYLDEELAHGPGYDLEVLQLDSEQEEEAEAADGIVKSNRKVVTLGYDGISTMVPDQFSHLLEEIHKLETELGHLPQKWKVLWDKLELPNTDSLTRHASFSTALVRYHGRLIHKRSTLELLLRGKMAGGNTAGNESSVYTHPHRFERIDSAMRTHCDSCAGVLWGPLKAGMRCVDCGQVCHDKCAESMPKNCTKYNKAVAENLQSHTLTRSGGDNGSVNSSVTTIQTSSQQYYEQFSSNVAENRTHEGYLYKRGVVLKGWKQRWFVLDSIKHQLRYYDAMEDSHCKGYIDLAEVVSVTPAAPTPGPPKKTDDKSFFDLRTNRRTYNFCAGDAATAQEWIEKVQACLQ, encoded by the exons ATGTTCTCCAGTTCTCCCACTCCGCACGAGTTCACCGAAATGTCTCGGTTGGCCGACTACTTTGTTGTCGTCGGTTACGATCACGAGAAAGAAA GGAGTGGGATAAGCAATGGGATAATCCTGCAAAGGTTTCCCAAAAAAGACTGGCCAGATACACCTTTTATCGAAGGAATAGAATGG TTTTGCCAACCACAAGGATGGGCACTGTCAACGGACAGACAGGAGCCTCGTTTTTTTGTATCCATTCTAACAGACATCGATGCAAATCGCCATTACTGTGCTTGTATGTGCTTCAATGAAACAGTTTCTATAACACCCAGTAAACCAGTCGATGAAGAGGAAGACCCTGTAGATGGAGACAACCGTACTTTAGCCCGGAGTATTCCTGCCATTACTCATCATAGTATTATGTACGCGCCAAAATGTCTGGTGCTGGTTTCCAGGCTTGATTACATCGAAACATTTAGA AACTGCCTCGGAATCATATACACAGTGTACGTAGAAAATCTTGGTATACCATTGGAAACACTGGTTGGAAATATTCTTGGATGTATACAAGTACCTCCTGCGGGTGGACCGCAAGTTCGCTTTAGTATTGGTGCAGGGGACCGTCAGGCACTCCAACCACCCATCAGTCCTTCACTTCCAATCACTGACACGAGTGTCAATTTACTATTCCAACAACTTG GTATTCGTAACGTGCTTGTGCTCTTTTGCGGAGTTATGACTGAACACAAAATTCTATTCCACTCGGCGAGCTATTCCCGGTTAACAGAGGGATGCCGAGCACTTACAGCATTAATGTACCCGTTTCGATATACCCATGTTTACATTCCACTGCTACCAGCTGCTTTGGTCGAGGTTTTAAGTACACCTACTCCATTTATAATGGGTGTTCACAGTTCGCTTAAGTACGAGGTTGCAGAGCTG ATGGACGTCATAGTGGCCGATTTGGATGGTGGCTCTATAACAGTACCTGATGGAGTATCCTTATCATTACTCCCAGAACCTCTTTTGTCGCAAACCCAAGATGCATTGTCACTTGTTCTTCAACCAGAATTGAGCTGTGCCGACTACGCTTTTCCCCCGTTAGCAACAAGAGCACCACATCCTCCGATGCTAGATAAAGAACTTCGAGCTGTATTTATGCGTACATTTGCTCAGCTTTTACAAGGCTATCGTAGTTGTCTGACTTTGATACGAATTCATCCAAAGCCTGTCATAACTTTTCACAAG GCTGCATTCTTGGGAGAACGAGGCCTAACTGATTGTGATTTCACAACAAGGGTTCTCGATTGCATGTTCTTCACGTCATTTATAGTTGAACGAGGGCCGCCATGGCGACCTTGCGATGTTTGGGATGAATTGCATAGTAACCTTAGTGATCACCTTAAACAAGAAGCACAGGATCATC GATTGCTATTGACTCACATTCAAGAGTTGGCTCAGCAACTATACACAAATGAAAACCCAAATCCTCAACCCTATGTACAAAAGATTCTTAAGCCACCTGAAGGAGCATTTGCTAGAATTCACCAACCACCATTGCCACATATAAATTGTGATCAAGTACAGGCAATAATAGATGAAGGATTGGCTAAGAATAATCTCAAAGTTAG atTATCTTCATTGAGGCCAATTCAGCCACGTATAGTTCCTATGGGGCCTCATATCTCAATAATCCATGACACTAGACATTTAGTAAGTAACTCGGCACGAAGACTAGAAGTATTACGCAATTGTATAAACTGTATATTTGAGAACAAAATATCCGATGCAAGAAAAACGTTTCCTGCAGTATTAAGAGCTTTAAAAAGCAAGGCAGCCCGATTGGCGCTGTGTATGGAGTTGGCACAGCATGTCGTTGGCAATAAAGCAATGCTTGAGCATCAGCAATTCGATCTTGTGGTGCGGCTAATGAATTGCGCTCTACAAGACGATTCTTCAATGGATGAACACGGAGTAGCTGCGGCATTACTTCCTCTGGCAACAGCTTTCTGTAGGAAATTATGTACTGGAATAATACAATTCGCATATACTTGCATCCAAGAGCACGCGGTGTGGCAAAACCAGCAATTCTGGGAATCGGCATTTTACCTTGATGTTCAAAAAGATATCAAACGTTTGTATCTCCCTGGTGAAAACACAGGTCAAAGGTCATTCAACGATAACGTGCTCAGTCCTATCAGCCCTCGAGAAACCAAAGAGTTCCCATTTAAAGACCGATCATCGATGTACAGAGTCCAAGAACCTTCAGCTTTAGAAATAGCTGCTGAACAGATGAGGATCTGGTCAAATAtagatgcggaaaaacaacgtGAATTAATAATTAGTGAGGAAAGCACCATGTACAGCCAAGCTATACACTATGCCAACAGAATGGTGTACCTATTAGTACCATTAGATATCGGAGCCAAAGCTCACAGACAAGATAATGTTTATGATGATGAACGTGCGAGCAATAGCATCACTAATAG TGTAGCTAGTGACAGCGGAGATGCTGAATCAGGTTTTGAAGAAGCCGACCCTCGTGAAACTGGTGTTGCGGTAATACGTATGGTTTCTCGGTTCGTAGACAGAGTATGTACTGAAGGTGGTGTCAGTGCTGAGCACGTCAGATGCCTTCATCAAATGGTACCAGGCGTCGTACACATGCATATCGAAACTCTTGAAGCTGTCCATCGAGAGAGTAAACGTTTACCTCCCATTCAAAAA CCAAAGATCCTAACTCCCAATATGTTACCTggagaagaaataataatggaTGGCTTACGAGTATATCTGTTACCTGATGGTAGAGAAGAGGGTTCCGCAGGTCTACCAAAAGCGCCGCCTCTCTTGCCAGCTGAAGGAGCtatatttttgacaaattaTCGCATAGTTTTTAAAGGAATCCCTTGTGATCCATTCG CCTGTGAGCAGTTGGTGGTACGAGCTTTTCCGGTAACATCGTTGACAAAGGAGAAGAAAGTTACAGCTCCGCACTTGGCTCATTTAGACCAATGCCTCCAAGAAGGTTTGCAACTGCGCTCGTGTACTTTTCAACTGATAAAACTAGCTTTTGACGAAGAAGTGACTGCAGAAAATATCGATACATTTAAGAAATTGGTTCATAAAGAGCGGTATCCTCCACATATCTTTCATCACTTTGCGTTCAATGGGCAAGTTATGGTAACACAAACTACTCACCATaagggaaaagagaaaaatgccACTCTCAA GGGCTTCGCGAAGAAAACACTTCTGAAAACTGCACGAAAGGCAGGATTCAAACCCAAGCCATCCTCTAAAAGGCAGAAATATGTTTTACCAAATATGAATTTGACAAGTAACAATAAATACATGACTTCACCTGGCAGAATGAGTCTCCCTGTTACAGATAATACGGATTTGAGCCACGACGATGATTTAAGCA TTGATGAATTCGAGATTCCTGGAATCATGCCGCAACTCCCAACAGATGCAAAAACCCTGGAACGCCTGTCTGAACGAAGCTATGTCAGAGACTGGTATCGGCTGGGATTATGCCCGAGTAGTCCACAGAATAACCGACGAAATGAACCGTTTCGCTTGTCTTCTGTAAACTGTGCATACATGATGTGCAGGAGCTACCCGGCCCTCTTAATAGTTCCTAATAGCGTAACAGACGAAAGTATTCGGAGGTTCTGCCGCTTGTACAGACATAGTAGAGTTCCAGCTATTACGTGGCGACATCCCAGAACGAAAGCTCTGTTAATAAGAGGTGCAGGTTATCATGGCAAAGGTGTAATGGGAATGCTAAAGGCGCATCCATCATCAACTGGGAACATCAAAG CTACCTCTTCTGAAAGTACCTCGTCCTTGGAGCAAGAAAAGTATATGATGGCACTTGTCGCAGCAACTCCACTTTCTGTATTGCGACAAGGTTCTGCTTGGGGCATGTCTGATAGCTCCCTTAGCATCGATTCGTTGTTTTTGGCTGCTGAAGACCGTAATGCAACGCCTGAACAATCAAGACGGAATCCTTTCAATAAGGCCATTGGCACACTTGG ATCATCGGGTGGCAAAGGGCCTAAAAACTTTGGACGTTGGGGTTCTCTTAAGGACAAAAGGCATAATTCTCAGGCTTCTCTTACGACGGTCAATCAGCGCGGTACCGTCCGACATTCTGCAGATTCAGACAGTGGAACTGAGTGTGTGCACACATTTCAACGTGCAGCGCTTTATATTCTTGGTGAAAAAGCTCACATGAAG GGCGTTAAGGCCGAATCTGCACCAAAAACAGACTTTATACCGGTCGAATATTTTGATGTGAGACATACGAAAGCTGCTTTCAAGAAACTGATGAGAGCCTGTGTGCCGAGTTCACTCAATCCAGAACCCGAGCAAAGCTTCTACAA GTTGATTGAAAGCTCGGAATGGTTGCAGCAATTACAGAGCACAATGCAACTGGCTGGTGCTGTAATAGATTTAATGGATGTACAAGGTTCTTCCGTAACTCTTTGCCTTGAAGATGGCTGGGATACGACAGCGACAGTTTGTTCGATAGCCCAAGTGTGTCTGGATCCTCACTATAGAACGATCGATGGGTTTAGAGTTTTGATAGAAAAAGAATGGCTTGGATTTGGTCATAGATTTGGGCATCGAAGTAATCTGGCAGTAAATTCGCAAACGACCAATTTCACACCtacgtttcttcaattcttgGACATCGTGCATCAGATACAAAAACAGTTTCCCCTAGCATTTGAGTTCAATGATTACTACCTTCGGTTTCTCGCTTATCATTCAGTATCTTGTCGTTTTAGAACATTTCTGTTAGATTGTGAATTTGATAGAGTAGAATGCGGTATTACTGCTGTCGAGGACAAACGGGGTTCATTAACTAGTCATCATAAAGGAGTTGACACCGGAAGCGATGACGAAACTGTGTATCCTGGTGGAAGGTTAGCAGGAACAAATACCGGCTCTAATCTTGGCCAGAGTATATTCGATTACATTGAAAAACAGCATGCCAGGTCACCATTGTTCTACAACTTTATGTATACCCCAAACACGGAACATCCA GTTCTTCGACCAGCATCTCACCTACCCAGCCTAGAAATTTGGCAGTATTATTTAGATGAGGAACTGGCACATGGACCGGGATATGATCTTGAAGTCTTGCAGTTAGATTCTGAACAAGAAGAGGAGGCTGAAGCTGCGGATGGAATCGTGAAAAGTAATCGGAAAGTTGTCACTCTTGG ATACGATGGAATAAGTACTATGGTACCGGATCAGTTCTCACATTTATTAGAGGAAATCCATAAACTTGAGACCGAACTTGGGCACTTACCACAAAAGTGGAAAGTATTGTGGGACAAACTGGAGTTACCCAACACAGATTCTCTTACG CGCCATGCATCATTTAGCACAGCCTTAGTGAGGTATCATGGTCGGTTAATCCACAAACGGTCCACTTTAGAACTTCTCTTAAGAGGAAAAATGGCTGGGGGTAACACAGCTGGAAATGAAAGTTCTGTGTACACTCATCCACACAG ATTCGAGAGAATAGATTCGGCTATGCGTACTCATTGTGACTCGTGTGCTGGCGTTCTGTGGGGTCCGCTTAAAGCCGGAATGAGATGCGTTGATTGTGGCCAAGTATGTCACGATAAGTGTGCCGAATCCATGCCGAAAAACTGTACGAAGTATAATAAGGCAGTAGCAGAAAACTTACAATCTCACACACTGACAAGGAGTGGTGGAGATAACGGAAGTGTTAATTCGA GTGTCACGACAATTCAAACATCTTCGCAACAATATTATGAACAGTTCTCAAGTAATGTCGCTGAGAATCGAACTCACGAAGGATATCTTTACAAACGCGGTGTTGTACTAAAGGGATGGAAACAAAGATGGTTTGTTTTGGATTCTATAAAACATCAATTAAGGTATTATGACGCTATGGAAGATTCTCACTGTAAGGGATATATTG ATCTGGCTGAAGTAGTGTCTGTTACACCAGCAGCACCGACTCCTGGTCCGCCAAAGAAAACGGacgataaatcattttttgat CTGCGTACTAATAGACGAACTTACAACTTTTGTGCCGGAGATGCAGCTACGGCGCAAGAATGGATCGAGAAAGTTCAAGCATGTTTGCAGTAG